Proteins encoded in a region of the Candidatus Binatia bacterium genome:
- a CDS encoding aminotransferase class III-fold pyridoxal phosphate-dependent enzyme — CDEAGALWIADEVLTGFGRTGALFAWSRLAERDGVDAAPDLVAFGKGAAAGFYPVSGVLVSKRVAEALDSGATPFRHAQTFGGSPVGAAVALRALAAYESEGIWERVRGAEPAAARAFDALRACEPVLDVRGIGLLWGIELAAPGPGRPPYARAGAARQVEAACRARGVLIHAASGFLPDGRGDALLVAPPLVAEPRDLEAIAAALSESIQAAIPAAGGSAWVEEWEDR, encoded by the coding sequence TGCGACGAGGCGGGCGCGCTCTGGATCGCCGACGAGGTGCTCACCGGCTTCGGGCGGACGGGCGCGCTCTTCGCCTGGTCGCGCCTGGCGGAGCGGGACGGGGTGGACGCGGCGCCCGACCTGGTCGCGTTCGGCAAGGGAGCGGCGGCGGGGTTCTACCCCGTGTCCGGCGTGCTCGTTTCGAAACGGGTGGCCGAGGCGCTCGATTCGGGAGCGACGCCCTTTCGCCACGCGCAGACCTTCGGCGGGAGCCCGGTGGGCGCGGCGGTCGCGCTGCGCGCGCTCGCGGCGTACGAATCGGAGGGGATCTGGGAGCGCGTTCGAGGCGCGGAGCCCGCGGCCGCCCGCGCCTTCGACGCCCTGCGCGCGTGCGAGCCGGTGCTCGACGTGCGCGGGATCGGCCTTCTCTGGGGCATCGAGCTGGCGGCGCCCGGACCCGGGAGGCCGCCCTATGCGCGCGCCGGAGCGGCGCGCCAGGTGGAGGCGGCGTGCCGCGCGCGAGGCGTCCTGATCCATGCGGCGTCGGGCTTCCTCCCGGACGGCCGCGGCGACGCCCTGCTCGTCGCGCCCCCGCTCGTGGCCGAGCCGCGGGATCTCGAGGCGATCGCGGCCGCCCTGAGCGAGTCGATCCAGGCGGCGATTCCGGCCGCGGGAGGGAGCGCGTGGGTCGAGGAGTGGGAGGACCGATGA